In Verrucomicrobiia bacterium, a single window of DNA contains:
- a CDS encoding methyltransferase domain-containing protein, translated as MKKDLASLLKCPACGQSSWRFSQTREDAREIREGSLACESCGAVYSILDGILDMLGELAPEVAHEKKHAEAHSYLRTANAEYPINRETLERFRSVFLSLPAGDGSDLFKPGGSFDNQGGNAERFFKTLEFMKLTGEETILEVGASFGWASWRFAQKGCRVVALEVSNYLQAADLYFDADGAYFDRLMGDMNRLPFADQSFDIIFSHSVIHHCKDLKTLFSEFARVLRPGGRVVALHECAFGIFEDKSGKALQEAIDEGFNENAYTLPQWCRGAKDGGFRSVKLHFFSFIDDYVYRKNLRGSRDTWKLRLAQRIQAMPALHGLLNGLSAIPRILLRPKAWMMTAYR; from the coding sequence ATGAAAAAAGATTTAGCGTCCCTGCTGAAATGCCCGGCGTGCGGGCAATCCTCCTGGCGTTTTTCCCAAACGCGTGAAGACGCGCGCGAAATCCGTGAAGGCTCCCTGGCCTGCGAAAGCTGCGGCGCCGTCTATTCGATCCTGGACGGCATTCTCGATATGCTCGGAGAGCTGGCCCCTGAAGTGGCTCATGAAAAAAAGCACGCCGAAGCGCACAGCTACCTGAGAACCGCGAACGCCGAATATCCGATCAATCGTGAGACCCTCGAGCGTTTCCGCAGCGTTTTTCTTTCGCTCCCGGCCGGTGATGGCAGCGACCTTTTCAAGCCCGGCGGCAGCTTCGACAATCAGGGCGGCAATGCCGAACGTTTTTTCAAGACGCTCGAATTCATGAAGCTGACCGGCGAAGAAACGATCCTGGAAGTCGGCGCCAGTTTCGGCTGGGCATCGTGGCGTTTTGCGCAGAAGGGCTGCCGCGTGGTGGCGCTGGAAGTTTCAAACTACCTTCAGGCCGCGGACCTTTATTTCGATGCCGACGGCGCTTATTTCGACCGGCTGATGGGGGACATGAACCGGCTTCCGTTCGCGGACCAGTCGTTCGACATTATTTTTTCTCACTCGGTCATCCATCACTGCAAAGATCTCAAGACGCTATTTTCGGAATTCGCGCGCGTCCTCCGGCCGGGCGGCCGAGTTGTGGCGCTGCACGAATGCGCGTTCGGCATTTTCGAGGACAAGTCCGGAAAGGCGCTGCAGGAAGCTATCGATGAAGGCTTCAATGAAAACGCGTACACGCTCCCGCAATGGTGCCGCGGCGCCAAAGACGGCGGATTCCGCAGCGTGAAGCTGCACTTTTTTTCCTTCATTGACGATTACGTTTATCGCAAAAATCTCCGGGGCAGCCGCGACACGTGGAAGCTCCGCCTCGCCCAGCGCATCCAGGCGATGCCGGCACTCCATGGCCTTTTGAACGGGCTCAGCGCGATTCCGCGTATCCTGCTCCGCCCCAAAGCCTGGATGATGACCGCTTACCGTTAA